A single window of Streptomyces sudanensis DNA harbors:
- a CDS encoding M50 family metallopeptidase, which yields MTALLTILGIALFAVGLLISIAWHELGHLSTAKLFGIRVPQYMVGFGPTLWSRRKGETEYGIKAIPMGGYIRMIGMFPPGEDGRVEARSTSPWRGMIEDARSAAYEELQPGDEDRLFYTRKPWKRVVVMFAGPFMNLVLAVAIFLGVAMSFGFATQTTEVAGVQKCVIAQSEERDTCARGDRVSPAHAAGLKAGDRIVAFDGEPVADWATLSGRIRDTIGPATITVERDGRRLDLHPVLEKNMVVKKDADGEAVPGEYVPAGYLGFAARTEIVPLTFGQSVDRMGAMVEDSARAVVALPGKVPDLWDATFGDGERKADSPVGIVGAARISGEVMNLDVPTQNIVASFLLVLATFNLSLFLFNMLPLLPLDGGHIAGALWESARRNLARLLRRPDPGPFDVAKLMPVAYVVAGVFVCFTVLVLLADIVNPVRIS from the coding sequence ATGACCGCACTGCTGACGATCCTCGGCATCGCGCTGTTCGCCGTGGGGCTGCTGATCTCCATCGCCTGGCACGAGCTGGGCCACCTCTCCACGGCCAAGCTGTTCGGCATCCGCGTGCCCCAGTACATGGTCGGCTTCGGCCCGACCCTCTGGTCCCGCAGGAAGGGGGAGACGGAGTACGGCATCAAGGCCATCCCCATGGGCGGCTACATCCGCATGATCGGCATGTTCCCGCCCGGTGAGGACGGCCGCGTCGAGGCCCGCTCCACCTCCCCCTGGCGCGGCATGATCGAGGACGCGCGCTCGGCGGCGTACGAGGAGCTGCAGCCCGGCGACGAGGACCGGCTGTTCTACACGCGCAAGCCGTGGAAGCGCGTCGTCGTCATGTTCGCCGGGCCGTTCATGAACCTGGTCCTCGCCGTCGCGATCTTCCTCGGCGTCGCCATGTCGTTCGGCTTCGCCACGCAGACCACCGAGGTCGCCGGCGTCCAGAAGTGCGTCATCGCGCAGAGCGAGGAGCGCGACACGTGCGCCAGGGGCGACCGGGTCTCCCCGGCCCACGCCGCCGGCCTGAAGGCGGGCGACCGCATCGTCGCCTTCGACGGCGAGCCCGTCGCCGACTGGGCCACGCTGTCCGGCCGCATCCGCGACACGATCGGCCCCGCCACGATCACCGTCGAGCGCGACGGCAGGCGGCTCGACCTCCACCCCGTGCTCGAGAAGAACATGGTGGTGAAGAAGGACGCCGACGGCGAGGCGGTCCCCGGCGAGTACGTCCCCGCCGGCTACCTCGGCTTCGCCGCCAGGACCGAGATCGTCCCGCTCACCTTCGGGCAGTCCGTGGACCGCATGGGCGCCATGGTCGAGGACAGCGCCCGCGCGGTCGTCGCGCTTCCCGGCAAGGTCCCCGACCTGTGGGACGCCACCTTCGGCGACGGCGAGCGCAAGGCCGACTCCCCGGTCGGCATCGTCGGCGCGGCCCGCATCAGCGGCGAGGTGATGAACCTCGACGTGCCGACGCAGAACATCGTCGCGTCGTTCCTGCTGGTCCTCGCGACGTTCAACCTGTCGCTGTTCCTCTTCAACATGCTGCCCCTGCTGCCCCTCGACGGCGGCCACATCGCGGGCGCCCTGTGGGAGTCGGCGCGGCGGAACCTGGCGCGGCTGCTCCGCCGCCCCGACCCCGGCCCCTTCGACGTCGCGAAGCTGATGCCGGTCGCGTACGTCGTCGCGGGCGTCTTCGTCTGCTTCACGGTGCTCGTGCTGCTCGCCGACATCGTCAACCCGGTGAGGATCTCGTAG
- the ispG gene encoding flavodoxin-dependent (E)-4-hydroxy-3-methylbut-2-enyl-diphosphate synthase: MTAISLGMPSVPTKLAERRKSRQIQVGSVAVGGDAPVSVQSMTTTRTSDIGATLQQIAELTASGCQIVRVACPTQDDADALAVIARKSQIPVIADIHFQPKYVFAAIEAGCAAVRVNPGNIKQFDDKVKEIAKAAKDHGTPIRIGVNAGSLDRRLLQKYGKATPEALVESALWEASLFEEHGFHDIKISVKHNDPVVMVNAYRQLAEQCDYPLHLGVTEAGPAFQGTIKSAVAFGALLAEGIGDTIRVSLSAPPAEEVKVGIQILEALNLRQRRLEIVSCPSCGRAQVDVYKLADEVTAGLEGMEVPLRVAVMGCVVNGPGEAREADLGVASGNGKGQIFVKGEVIKTVPESKIVETLIEEAMKIAEQMERDGVPSGDPEVSVG, translated from the coding sequence ATGACCGCGATTTCTCTCGGCATGCCGTCCGTTCCGACCAAGCTGGCCGAGCGCCGGAAGAGTCGGCAGATCCAGGTGGGCTCCGTCGCCGTGGGCGGTGACGCGCCCGTGTCGGTGCAGTCGATGACCACGACCCGCACGTCCGACATCGGCGCGACGCTCCAGCAGATCGCCGAACTGACCGCGTCCGGCTGCCAGATCGTCCGCGTGGCCTGCCCCACGCAGGACGACGCCGACGCGCTCGCCGTGATCGCGAGGAAGTCGCAGATCCCGGTCATCGCCGACATCCACTTCCAGCCGAAGTACGTGTTCGCCGCCATCGAGGCCGGCTGCGCGGCGGTCCGGGTGAACCCGGGCAACATCAAGCAGTTCGACGACAAGGTCAAGGAGATCGCCAAGGCGGCGAAGGACCACGGCACCCCGATCCGCATCGGGGTGAACGCCGGTTCGCTGGACCGGCGGCTGCTGCAGAAGTACGGCAAGGCCACCCCGGAGGCGCTGGTCGAGTCCGCCCTGTGGGAGGCGTCCCTGTTCGAGGAGCACGGCTTCCACGACATCAAGATCTCGGTCAAGCACAACGACCCGGTCGTGATGGTCAACGCCTACCGGCAGCTGGCCGAGCAGTGCGACTACCCCCTCCACCTGGGGGTCACCGAGGCGGGACCGGCCTTCCAGGGCACCATCAAGTCGGCGGTGGCCTTCGGCGCGCTGCTGGCCGAGGGCATCGGCGACACGATCCGCGTCTCGCTGTCCGCCCCGCCGGCGGAGGAGGTGAAGGTCGGCATCCAGATCCTGGAGGCGCTGAACCTGCGCCAGCGCCGGCTGGAGATCGTCTCGTGCCCCTCGTGCGGCCGCGCCCAGGTCGACGTGTACAAGCTCGCCGACGAGGTGACGGCGGGCCTGGAGGGCATGGAGGTCCCGCTGCGCGTGGCGGTCATGGGCTGCGTGGTCAACGGCCCCGGCGAGGCCCGGGAGGCGGACCTCGGCGTCGCCTCCGGCAACGGCAAGGGCCAGATCTTCGTGAAGGGCGAGGTCATCAAGACGGTGCCCGAGTCGAAGATCGTCGAGACGCTGATCGAGGAGGCGATGAAGATCGCCGAGCAGATGGAGAGGGACGGCGTGCCGTCCGGCGACCCCGAGGTCTCCGTCGGCTGA
- a CDS encoding GNAT family N-acetyltransferase yields MLTHTTTRVLEPGDLDDALAVLDSDPVANAFVAARVQAAGLDPWRLGGEMWGWYSGGRLRSLCYAGANLVPVCATPEAVRAFADRARRAGRRCSSIVGPAEPTAELWRLLEPSWGPARDVRPHQPLMVTERPAADVEPDPLVRRVRRDEMDVIMPACVAMFTEEVGVSPTAGDGGLLYQARVAELVSSGRSFARVEDGRVVFKAEIGAATSRACQIQGVWVAPEHRGRGLSETGMAAVLRYALADVAPVVSLYVNDYNKPARAAYRRVGFREVGAFMSVLF; encoded by the coding sequence GTGTTGACCCACACCACCACCCGGGTCCTCGAACCCGGGGACCTCGACGACGCGCTCGCGGTCCTCGACAGCGACCCCGTCGCCAACGCGTTCGTCGCCGCCCGCGTGCAGGCCGCCGGCCTCGACCCGTGGCGCCTCGGCGGCGAGATGTGGGGCTGGTACTCCGGGGGGCGGCTGCGCTCCCTGTGCTACGCGGGCGCCAACCTCGTCCCCGTCTGCGCCACCCCCGAGGCGGTCCGCGCCTTCGCCGACCGCGCCCGCCGCGCCGGCCGCCGCTGCTCCTCCATCGTCGGCCCCGCCGAGCCCACCGCCGAGCTGTGGCGCCTCCTCGAACCGAGCTGGGGCCCCGCCCGCGACGTACGGCCCCACCAGCCGCTGATGGTCACCGAGCGGCCGGCGGCGGACGTGGAGCCCGACCCGCTGGTCCGCCGCGTCCGCAGGGACGAGATGGACGTGATCATGCCGGCGTGCGTGGCGATGTTCACCGAGGAGGTCGGCGTCTCCCCGACGGCGGGCGACGGCGGGCTGCTGTACCAGGCGCGCGTCGCCGAACTGGTCTCCTCCGGCCGGTCCTTCGCGCGGGTGGAGGACGGCAGAGTCGTCTTCAAGGCGGAGATCGGCGCGGCCACGTCCAGGGCGTGCCAGATCCAGGGCGTCTGGGTCGCCCCCGAGCACCGCGGCCGGGGCCTGTCGGAGACCGGCATGGCCGCCGTCCTGCGGTACGCCCTCGCGGACGTGGCGCCGGTGGTCAGCCTGTACGTCAACGACTACAACAAGCCCGCCCGGGCCGCGTACCGCAGGGTCGGCTTCCGCGAGGTGGGCGCGTTCATGAGCGTGCTGTTCTGA
- a CDS encoding GNAT family N-acetyltransferase: protein MDDVVVVGPLDLTARVDDALAVQALAFGLSGSEVAVRRHIVVRHMACRGARAYGATTPDGRLVGFAYGMPNDRAHWWSTVVQPYLVREGNEDWLDDSFVVTELHVHPAHQARGIGTELITTLTGTAREPRSILSAIDTESPARGLYRSLGYVDLARRVHFPSADRPYAVMGAPLPLRRR from the coding sequence ATGGATGACGTCGTGGTGGTCGGACCGCTCGACCTGACCGCGCGGGTGGACGACGCGCTGGCCGTGCAGGCCCTCGCCTTCGGGCTGAGCGGGAGCGAGGTCGCGGTGCGCCGCCACATCGTGGTCCGCCACATGGCCTGCCGGGGCGCCCGCGCGTACGGCGCGACCACCCCGGACGGGCGCCTCGTCGGCTTCGCGTACGGCATGCCCAACGACCGCGCCCACTGGTGGTCGACGGTCGTCCAGCCGTACCTGGTCCGCGAGGGCAACGAGGACTGGCTGGACGACTCCTTCGTCGTCACCGAACTGCACGTCCACCCCGCGCACCAGGCCCGCGGCATCGGCACGGAGCTGATCACCACCCTCACCGGCACGGCGCGCGAGCCCCGCTCGATCCTCTCGGCGATCGACACCGAGAGCCCCGCCCGCGGGCTCTACCGGTCCCTCGGCTACGTGGACCTCGCCCGCCGGGTGCACTTCCCGAGCGCCGACCGCCCGTACGCGGTGATGGGCGCCCCCCTGCCGCTGCGCCGCCGGTAG
- a CDS encoding proline--tRNA ligase codes for MAQVQRMSRLMVKTLRDDPADAETLSHKLLVRAGYVRRNAAGIWSWLPLGKKVLENVSRVVREEMDAIGAQEVLLPALLPKEPYEATGRWDEYGAELFRLQDRKGADYLLGPTHEEIFTQLVKDQCASYKDLPVILYQIQTKYRDEARPRSGILRGREFQMKDSYSFDTTDEGLAESYRLHREAYVRIFERLGLRHKIVSAVSGAMGGSASEEFLAPAAAGEDTFVYCPSCDYAANTEAVTFAGGEPADASAHGPVEELDTPDTPTIETLAEHLGVPASATLKNLLVKVDGEIVAVGVPGDREVDLGKLEDHLAPAVVEMVTAEDFTGRPDLVRGYVGPQGLEGVRYVADPRVAPGTAWITGANKQDKHAKNVVCGRDFQVDDYLDVVVVEEGDPCPKCGAGLKLDRAIEIGHIFQLGRKYADAFQLDVLGQNGKPVRVTMGSYGIGVSRAVAALAEQTADDKGLCWPREIAPADVHVVAAGKALQTELALDVSEKLREAGLRVLVDDRAGVSPGVKFTDAELIGVPRILVAGRRAGEGVVELKDRRTGEREELAVEEAVARLAAG; via the coding sequence ATGGCCCAGGTCCAGCGCATGTCCCGGTTGATGGTCAAGACACTGCGCGACGACCCGGCGGACGCCGAGACGCTCAGCCACAAGCTGCTCGTCCGCGCCGGCTACGTCCGCCGCAATGCCGCCGGGATCTGGTCCTGGCTGCCGCTCGGCAAGAAGGTCCTGGAGAACGTCTCCCGCGTCGTGCGCGAGGAGATGGACGCCATCGGCGCCCAGGAGGTCCTCCTGCCCGCCCTGCTGCCGAAGGAGCCGTACGAGGCGACCGGCCGCTGGGACGAGTACGGCGCCGAGCTGTTCCGCCTCCAGGACCGCAAGGGCGCCGACTACCTGCTCGGCCCCACCCACGAGGAGATCTTCACCCAGCTCGTCAAGGACCAGTGCGCGTCCTACAAGGACCTGCCGGTGATCCTCTACCAGATCCAGACCAAGTACCGCGACGAGGCCCGCCCCCGCTCGGGCATCCTGCGCGGCCGCGAGTTCCAGATGAAGGACTCGTACTCGTTCGACACCACCGACGAGGGGCTCGCCGAGTCGTACCGCCTGCACCGCGAGGCGTACGTACGGATCTTCGAGCGCCTCGGCCTGCGCCACAAGATCGTCTCCGCGGTCTCCGGCGCCATGGGCGGCTCGGCGTCCGAGGAGTTCCTGGCGCCCGCCGCGGCCGGCGAGGACACCTTCGTGTACTGCCCGTCCTGCGACTACGCGGCCAACACCGAGGCCGTCACCTTCGCGGGCGGGGAGCCCGCCGACGCCTCCGCGCACGGCCCCGTCGAGGAGCTGGACACCCCCGACACGCCGACCATCGAGACGCTCGCCGAGCACCTGGGCGTCCCGGCCTCCGCCACGCTGAAGAACCTCCTGGTCAAGGTCGACGGCGAGATCGTCGCCGTGGGCGTCCCCGGCGACCGGGAGGTGGACCTGGGCAAGCTGGAGGACCACCTCGCGCCGGCCGTCGTCGAGATGGTCACCGCCGAGGACTTCACCGGCCGCCCCGACCTGGTGCGCGGCTACGTCGGCCCGCAGGGCCTGGAGGGGGTCCGGTACGTCGCCGACCCGCGCGTCGCCCCCGGCACCGCCTGGATCACCGGCGCCAACAAGCAGGACAAGCACGCGAAGAACGTCGTGTGCGGCCGCGACTTCCAGGTCGACGACTACCTCGACGTCGTCGTGGTCGAGGAGGGCGACCCCTGCCCGAAGTGCGGCGCCGGCCTGAAGCTGGACCGCGCCATCGAGATCGGCCACATCTTCCAGCTCGGCCGCAAGTACGCCGACGCCTTCCAGCTGGACGTGCTCGGCCAGAACGGCAAGCCGGTCCGCGTCACCATGGGCTCGTACGGCATCGGCGTCTCCCGCGCGGTCGCGGCCCTCGCCGAGCAGACCGCCGACGACAAGGGCCTGTGCTGGCCGCGCGAGATCGCCCCGGCGGACGTCCACGTCGTCGCGGCGGGCAAGGCGCTCCAGACGGAGCTGGCCCTCGACGTCTCCGAGAAGCTGCGCGAGGCCGGCCTGCGCGTCCTGGTGGACGACCGGGCGGGCGTGTCGCCGGGGGTGAAGTTCACCGACGCCGAACTGATCGGCGTGCCGCGGATCCTCGTCGCCGGGCGCCGCGCGGGCGAGGGCGTCGTGGAGCTGAAGGACCGCCGCACCGGCGAGCGCGAGGAGCTGGCCGTCGAGGAGGCGGTGGCCCGCCTCGCCGCCGGGTGA
- a CDS encoding slipin family protein, protein MGEELLTAVVLAGSAAVAYAGAALRVVKQYEQGVVLRFGRLRSRVRGPGLTLIVPLADRMRKVSMQIVTMPVPAQDGITRDNVTVRVDAVIYFRVVDPVEAVIRVEDYRFAVSQIAQTSLRSIIGKSDLDDLLSNREKLNEGLELMIDNPAVEWGVTIDRVEIKDVSLPETMKRSMARQAEADRERRARLINADAELQASKKLSEAAREMSDTPSALQLRLLQTVMAVAAEKNSTLVLPIPVELLRFLERSAEAAERGTAARRPPERSGGPEWSERPSGHPAGRPELAAAPEGVGPGPFPDLSRPAGAPAPAAVPRDDDAGTAGCL, encoded by the coding sequence ATGGGCGAGGAACTGCTCACCGCGGTCGTGCTGGCGGGCTCGGCCGCCGTCGCGTACGCCGGAGCCGCCCTCCGGGTCGTCAAGCAGTACGAGCAGGGCGTCGTCCTGCGGTTCGGGCGGCTGCGCAGCCGGGTGCGGGGGCCGGGGCTCACCCTGATCGTCCCGCTGGCCGACCGCATGCGGAAGGTGAGCATGCAGATCGTGACGATGCCCGTGCCCGCCCAGGACGGCATCACCCGGGACAACGTCACCGTCCGGGTCGACGCGGTGATCTACTTCAGGGTCGTCGATCCCGTCGAGGCTGTGATCCGCGTCGAGGACTACCGGTTCGCCGTCTCGCAGATCGCGCAGACGTCGCTGCGCTCGATCATCGGCAAGAGCGATCTGGACGACCTGCTCTCCAACCGGGAGAAGCTCAACGAGGGTCTGGAGCTGATGATCGACAACCCGGCCGTCGAGTGGGGCGTCACCATCGACCGCGTGGAGATCAAGGACGTGTCGCTGCCCGAGACCATGAAGCGCTCCATGGCCCGGCAGGCCGAGGCGGACCGGGAGCGCAGGGCGCGGCTGATCAACGCGGACGCGGAGCTGCAGGCGTCCAAGAAGCTGTCGGAGGCGGCGCGGGAGATGTCGGACACGCCCTCGGCGCTCCAGTTGCGGCTGCTCCAGACGGTGATGGCGGTCGCCGCCGAGAAGAACTCGACGCTGGTGCTGCCGATCCCGGTGGAGCTGCTGCGGTTCCTGGAGCGGTCCGCCGAGGCCGCCGAGCGCGGGACGGCCGCGCGCCGGCCTCCCGAGCGGTCCGGGGGGCCCGAATGGTCCGAGCGGCCCTCCGGGCACCCGGCCGGGCGGCCCGAGCTCGCCGCCGCCCCGGAGGGTGTGGGGCCGGGTCCCTTCCCCGACCTGTCGCGCCCGGCGGGCGCGCCGGCGCCGGCCGCCGTCCCGCGGGACGACGACGCCGGCACGGCGGGGTGCCTCTGA
- a CDS encoding aminoglycoside phosphotransferase family protein, translated as MARAADAPVPEPPRRLVRALGETYGEDAAGAWLGVLPDTARRALSGRGMTAQRVVEPGGRSSVVVLVRRAGGEPAAVKLAPPFAAPDREREALAHWAGRGAVRLLEDAGEGPGLPLERLRPDVSLRSLPDAKALLEAAGTVRRLWVEPPEGHRFESVADRTARTAGAMAAYRADGAVDALVAAALEARGGLLADPPEALLLHGCFRQGKVLSGDRAPWLAVGPEPVVGERAYDLALLARDRVEDLVAEASGAAAARRRVTRLADLLEVDRDRLRGWALFRAVGAAPRALAAGRGREAELLLEFAGWL; from the coding sequence ATGGCCCGCGCCGCTGATGCCCCCGTGCCCGAACCGCCGCGCCGCCTGGTGCGGGCCCTCGGCGAGACGTACGGCGAGGACGCCGCGGGCGCGTGGCTCGGCGTGCTGCCGGACACCGCGCGCCGGGCGCTGTCCGGGCGCGGCATGACCGCGCAGCGGGTGGTGGAGCCGGGCGGCCGCAGCAGCGTGGTGGTGCTGGTGCGGCGGGCCGGAGGGGAGCCGGCCGCGGTGAAGCTGGCGCCGCCGTTCGCCGCGCCCGACCGGGAGCGGGAGGCGCTCGCCCACTGGGCCGGCCGGGGCGCGGTGCGGCTGCTGGAGGACGCGGGCGAGGGGCCCGGGCTGCCGCTGGAGCGGTTGCGGCCGGACGTGTCGCTGCGGTCCCTGCCGGACGCGAAGGCGCTGCTGGAGGCGGCCGGAACGGTGCGGCGGCTGTGGGTGGAGCCCCCGGAGGGGCACCGTTTCGAGTCGGTGGCGGACCGGACGGCGCGCACGGCCGGGGCGATGGCCGCGTACCGGGCGGACGGGGCGGTGGACGCGCTGGTGGCGGCCGCGCTGGAGGCCCGCGGCGGGCTGCTGGCGGACCCGCCCGAGGCACTGCTGCTGCACGGCTGCTTCCGGCAGGGCAAGGTGCTGTCCGGGGACCGGGCCCCGTGGCTGGCGGTGGGGCCGGAGCCGGTGGTGGGCGAGCGGGCGTACGACCTGGCGCTGCTGGCGCGCGACCGGGTGGAGGACCTGGTGGCGGAGGCGTCCGGTGCGGCGGCGGCGCGGCGGCGCGTGACCAGGCTGGCGGACCTCCTGGAGGTGGACCGGGACCGGCTGCGCGGCTGGGCGCTGTTCCGGGCGGTCGGGGCGGCGCCCCGCGCCCTGGCGGCCGGGCGGGGCCGCGAGGCGGAGCTGCTGCTGGAGTTCGCGGGCTGGCTGTGA
- a CDS encoding DUF4439 domain-containing protein encodes AAHRARRDAMARTVRDLGGAPVASAPAYALPFPVADGGGAVRLAAVLEDRVAGAYADLVRASRGALRREAAAALREAAVRAARWRGGGVAFPGLAERP; translated from the coding sequence CGCGGCGCACCGGGCGCGGCGGGACGCGATGGCCCGGACCGTGCGGGACCTGGGCGGCGCGCCGGTCGCGTCGGCCCCGGCGTACGCGCTGCCGTTCCCGGTGGCGGACGGGGGCGGGGCGGTGCGGCTGGCCGCCGTGCTGGAGGACCGGGTGGCGGGCGCGTACGCCGATCTCGTACGGGCCTCCCGGGGCGCGCTGCGCCGGGAGGCGGCGGCGGCGCTGCGCGAGGCGGCGGTCCGGGCCGCGCGCTGGCGCGGCGGCGGCGTAGCCTTTCCCGGGCTCGCCGAGCGACCGTGA
- the rimP gene encoding ribosome maturation factor RimP, with protein sequence MSTTQSERLRGLLEPLVTARQLDLEEIEVSRAGRRGVLRVVVDSDDGVELDAVADLSRAISQTLDETDAMGEGEYVLEVSSPGADRPLTEHRHFVRATGRLVRFRLHEGGELVARVIGVDDEGLDLEVPGVKGRKATARRVGFPEIAKARVEIEFNRKDKKEEEEA encoded by the coding sequence ATGAGCACCACCCAGAGCGAGAGGCTGCGCGGGCTGCTGGAACCGCTCGTCACCGCCAGGCAGCTGGACCTCGAGGAGATCGAGGTGTCCCGGGCGGGCCGCCGCGGGGTGCTGAGGGTCGTCGTCGACTCGGACGACGGTGTGGAGCTCGACGCCGTCGCCGACCTGAGCCGCGCCATCTCCCAGACGCTCGACGAGACGGACGCGATGGGCGAGGGCGAGTACGTCCTCGAGGTGAGTTCGCCCGGCGCCGACCGCCCCCTCACCGAGCACCGCCACTTCGTGCGCGCCACCGGCCGCCTCGTGAGGTTCCGGCTGCACGAGGGCGGCGAGCTGGTCGCCCGCGTCATCGGCGTGGACGACGAGGGGCTCGACCTGGAGGTCCCGGGCGTGAAGGGCCGCAAGGCGACCGCCCGGCGCGTGGGGTTCCCCGAGATCGCCAAGGCGCGCGTGGAGATCGAGTTCAACCGCAAGGACAAGAAGGAAGAGGAGGAGGCGTAG
- the nusA gene encoding transcription termination factor NusA, translating into MDIDVKLLKGLAQEKEIPFELLVEAIESALLIAYHRTEGARRHARAVLDRQTGHVTVWAKEDPADLEEGQEPKEFDDTPSDFGRIAATTARQVIQQRLRDAENDMTFGEYARREGDIVAGVVQQGKDPRNVLVRLDDKLEAILPVQEQVPGEEYPHGLRLRTYVVRVAKGVRGPSVTLSRTHPNLVRKLFALEVPEIADGSVEIAAIAREAGHRTKIAVRSTRSGLNAKGACIGPMGGRVRNVMAELHGEKIDIVDWSDDPADMVANALSPARVSKVEIVDLAARSARVIVPDYQLSLAIGKEGQNARLAARLTGWRIDIRPDTEQTAPRAGE; encoded by the coding sequence GTGGACATCGATGTGAAGCTCCTTAAGGGCTTGGCACAAGAGAAGGAGATCCCCTTCGAGCTGCTGGTCGAGGCGATCGAGTCGGCCCTCCTCATCGCCTACCACCGCACCGAGGGAGCCCGCCGCCACGCCCGCGCCGTACTGGACCGGCAGACCGGCCACGTGACGGTGTGGGCGAAGGAGGACCCGGCGGACCTGGAGGAGGGGCAGGAGCCCAAGGAGTTCGACGACACCCCGTCGGACTTCGGCCGCATCGCGGCGACCACGGCCCGCCAGGTCATCCAGCAGCGGCTGCGCGACGCCGAGAACGACATGACGTTCGGCGAGTACGCGCGCCGCGAGGGCGACATCGTGGCCGGGGTCGTCCAGCAGGGCAAGGACCCCAGGAACGTCCTGGTCAGGCTGGACGACAAGCTGGAGGCGATCCTTCCCGTCCAGGAGCAGGTGCCGGGCGAGGAGTACCCGCACGGCCTGCGCCTGCGCACCTACGTCGTCCGCGTCGCCAAGGGCGTGCGCGGCCCGTCCGTCACCCTGTCGCGCACCCACCCCAACCTCGTGAGGAAGCTGTTCGCGCTGGAGGTGCCGGAGATCGCCGACGGTTCCGTCGAGATCGCCGCGATCGCCCGCGAGGCCGGGCACCGCACGAAGATCGCCGTCCGGTCGACGCGCTCCGGGCTCAACGCCAAGGGCGCCTGCATCGGCCCGATGGGCGGCCGGGTGCGCAACGTCATGGCCGAACTGCACGGTGAGAAGATCGACATCGTCGACTGGTCGGACGACCCGGCCGACATGGTGGCGAACGCGCTGTCCCCGGCGCGCGTCTCCAAGGTCGAGATCGTCGACCTGGCCGCCCGGTCCGCCCGCGTCATCGTGCCGGACTACCAGCTGTCCCTGGCGATCGGCAAGGAGGGCCAGAACGCCCGCCTCGCCGCCCGCCTCACCGGCTGGCGCATCGACATCCGCCCGGACACCGAGCAGACCGCGCCGCGCGCCGGGGAATAA
- a CDS encoding YlxR family protein → MSTPGRTHARACPERTCVGCRERAAKSDLLRIVLVEGVCVPDPHGTMPGRGAYVHPVQSCLDLAVRRRAFPRSLRVRGQLDTERVRRHLEQATP, encoded by the coding sequence TTGAGCACGCCTGGCCGGACGCATGCCCGCGCATGCCCTGAGCGAACCTGCGTGGGATGCCGGGAGCGGGCGGCCAAGAGCGATCTGTTGCGCATCGTGCTGGTCGAGGGCGTGTGCGTCCCCGATCCGCACGGTACGATGCCCGGTCGGGGTGCCTACGTGCATCCCGTCCAGTCCTGTCTCGATCTGGCGGTGCGCCGTCGGGCGTTCCCCCGGTCCCTCCGGGTCCGGGGTCAGCTCGACACCGAGCGCGTCCGCCGCCACCTCGAGCAGGCGACACCGTAA
- a CDS encoding translation initiation factor IF-2 N-terminal domain-containing protein codes for MAKVRVYELAKEFGVESKVVMAKLQELGEFVRSASSTIEAPVVRKLTDALQGPGSAGKSAAKPGAPRKAAPPAPAKR; via the coding sequence GTGGCTAAGGTCCGGGTATACGAACTCGCCAAGGAGTTCGGTGTGGAGAGCAAGGTCGTCATGGCCAAGCTCCAGGAACTCGGTGAATTCGTGCGTTCGGCGTCCTCGACGATCGAGGCGCCGGTTGTCCGTAAGCTGACCGACGCTTTGCAGGGACCCGGCTCCGCCGGCAAGTCCGCTGCCAAGCCCGGCGCGCCCCGCAAGGCCGCGCCCCCCGCCCCCGCCAAGCGCGA